In a single window of the Arthrobacter sp. StoSoilA2 genome:
- the argF gene encoding ornithine carbamoyltransferase, producing the protein MTTSTTRHFLKDTDLSAAEQAEVLELAARMKAAPYSVQPFAADGNGRKTVAVIFDKTSTRTRVSFATGIADMGGNALIINPGEAQIGHKESVEDTAKVLERMVSTIVWRTGAHSGLVAMAENSKVPVINALCDDYHPCQLLADLLAVKEHKGELKGLSMAYLGDAANNMANSYLLAGVTAGMHVRISGPVGYLPAPEIVAAAQERAAETGGSVLITSDAAEALKGADVVATDTWVSMGQEAEKEARLQLFRDYSVDEAAMAQAAPDAVVLHCLPAYRGYEISAGVIDGPQSIVWDEAENRLHAQKALMAWLMHRSGLAFVEGLSPVEGTGESTF; encoded by the coding sequence GTGACTACATCCACCACCCGTCACTTCCTCAAGGACACCGACCTGAGCGCTGCTGAGCAGGCCGAGGTTCTTGAGCTCGCAGCCCGCATGAAAGCGGCGCCGTACAGCGTCCAACCTTTCGCGGCCGATGGCAATGGCCGGAAGACCGTCGCCGTCATCTTCGACAAGACCTCCACCCGTACCCGTGTTTCCTTCGCCACCGGCATCGCGGACATGGGCGGCAACGCGCTCATCATCAACCCCGGCGAAGCACAGATCGGGCATAAGGAATCCGTGGAGGACACCGCCAAGGTCCTTGAGCGCATGGTCTCCACCATCGTGTGGCGGACCGGGGCCCACTCGGGCCTGGTTGCCATGGCGGAGAACTCCAAGGTCCCGGTCATCAACGCCCTCTGCGACGACTACCACCCCTGCCAGCTCCTCGCGGATCTCCTGGCGGTCAAGGAGCACAAAGGCGAACTGAAGGGCCTGAGCATGGCCTACCTCGGTGATGCGGCCAACAACATGGCCAATTCCTACCTTCTGGCTGGCGTCACAGCTGGCATGCACGTCCGTATTTCCGGTCCCGTTGGCTACTTGCCGGCCCCGGAGATTGTGGCTGCTGCACAAGAGCGTGCCGCCGAGACGGGCGGCTCTGTGCTCATCACCAGCGATGCTGCCGAAGCCCTTAAAGGCGCTGACGTCGTGGCAACGGACACCTGGGTATCCATGGGTCAGGAAGCCGAGAAGGAAGCCCGGCTGCAGCTCTTCCGCGACTACTCCGTGGATGAGGCCGCCATGGCGCAGGCCGCGCCGGACGCCGTCGTTCTTCACTGCCTTCCTGCTTACCGCGGTTATGAAATTTCCGCTGGCGTCATCGACGGCCCGCAGTCGATCGTCTGGGACGAAGCTGAGAACCGACTCCATGCCCAGAAGGCACTCATGGCCTGGCTGATGCACCGTTCCGGACTCGCGTTCGTGGAAGGTCTTTCTCCCGTCGAGGGCACTGGGGAGAGCACGTTCTAG
- a CDS encoding arginine repressor, whose translation MSTNPSVPGASPATKTARQARITAILTGESVRSQAELAALLADDGVQVTQATLSRDLVELGAVRVRGKEGALVYAVPGEGGDRNAKSGVTQEILDARLSRLCGELLVTAEASGNIVVLRTPPGAANFLALAIDHSVMPSVLGTIAGDDTLLLVARDPDGGAELAARFLRMAEEAGPGN comes from the coding sequence GTGTCCACGAATCCGTCGGTTCCGGGCGCCAGCCCGGCCACCAAGACTGCCCGCCAGGCGCGCATCACCGCGATCCTGACGGGTGAGTCCGTGCGTTCCCAGGCAGAGCTTGCAGCCCTGCTGGCGGACGACGGCGTTCAGGTCACTCAAGCCACGCTGTCCCGCGACCTTGTGGAACTTGGCGCGGTGAGGGTTCGCGGCAAGGAAGGCGCACTGGTCTATGCCGTTCCGGGGGAGGGCGGTGACCGCAACGCTAAAAGCGGCGTCACGCAGGAAATCCTGGACGCGCGGCTCTCCCGGCTGTGTGGTGAGCTGCTCGTAACTGCCGAGGCTTCGGGCAACATTGTTGTCCTGCGAACACCTCCGGGGGCAGCGAACTTCCTGGCATTGGCCATCGACCACTCCGTAATGCCGTCGGTATTGGGTACGATCGCAGGCGACGACACTCTGCTGTTGGTTGCCAGGGATCCCGACGGCGGAGCCGAACTGGCGGCCCGTTTCCTGCGAATGGCCGAGGAAGCCGGACCGGGAAACTAG
- a CDS encoding argininosuccinate synthase has translation MTERIVLAYSGGLDTSVAIGWIGEATGAEVIAVAVDVGQGGESLETIRQRALGCGAVEAYVADARDEFANEYAMPTLKANALYQGHYPLVSAISRPVIVKHLVKAAREFGATTVAHGCTGKGNDQVRFEVGIQTLGPDLKCIAPVRDLALTRDKAIAFAEEKGLPIETTKKNPYSIDQNVWGRAVETGYLEDIWNAPTKDIYDYTATPEFPPAPDEVTISFEAGVPVAIDGVKVTPLQAIQELNRRAGAQGVGRIDVVEDRLVGIKSREIYEAPGAMALITAHKHLEDVTIEREQARFKATVGQRWAELVYDGQWFSPLKRSLDAFIEDTQKYVSGDIRMVLHGGQAIVNGRRSETSLYDFDLATYDTGDTFDQSMARGFIELWGMSSKVASGRDLRVSGE, from the coding sequence GTGACTGAGCGCATTGTTCTGGCCTACTCCGGTGGCCTCGATACGTCCGTAGCCATCGGCTGGATCGGTGAAGCCACCGGCGCCGAGGTCATCGCTGTGGCCGTCGACGTCGGACAGGGCGGCGAGTCCCTGGAGACCATCCGCCAGCGCGCCCTCGGTTGCGGCGCCGTCGAGGCCTATGTTGCCGACGCCCGCGACGAATTCGCCAACGAATACGCCATGCCGACGCTGAAGGCCAACGCCCTCTACCAGGGTCACTACCCGCTGGTGTCTGCCATTTCGCGTCCGGTGATCGTCAAGCACCTCGTGAAGGCTGCCCGCGAATTCGGTGCCACCACCGTCGCCCACGGCTGCACCGGCAAGGGCAATGACCAGGTCCGCTTCGAAGTTGGCATCCAGACGCTCGGCCCGGACCTGAAGTGCATCGCACCGGTCCGCGACCTCGCCCTGACCCGCGACAAGGCGATTGCCTTCGCCGAGGAAAAGGGACTGCCGATCGAGACCACCAAGAAGAACCCGTACTCGATCGACCAGAACGTCTGGGGACGCGCCGTCGAGACCGGCTACCTTGAGGACATCTGGAACGCACCTACCAAGGACATCTACGACTACACCGCCACCCCGGAGTTCCCGCCGGCGCCGGACGAGGTCACCATTTCCTTCGAAGCCGGCGTGCCGGTAGCCATCGACGGCGTGAAGGTCACCCCGCTGCAGGCCATCCAGGAACTGAACCGCCGTGCCGGCGCGCAGGGCGTTGGCCGCATCGACGTCGTCGAGGACCGCCTCGTTGGCATCAAGTCCCGCGAAATCTACGAGGCACCGGGTGCAATGGCGCTGATCACCGCCCACAAGCACCTCGAGGATGTCACAATCGAGCGCGAGCAGGCCCGCTTCAAGGCCACCGTTGGCCAGCGCTGGGCCGAGCTGGTCTACGACGGCCAGTGGTTCTCCCCGCTGAAGCGCTCCCTGGACGCGTTCATCGAGGACACCCAGAAGTACGTCTCCGGCGACATCCGCATGGTCCTCCACGGCGGCCAGGCAATCGTCAACGGTCGTCGCTCCGAGACTTCGCTGTACGACTTCGACCTCGCTACCTACGACACCGGCGACACCTTCGACCAGTCCATGGCGCGCGGCTTCATCGAGCTGTGGGGCATGTCCTCCAAGGTTGCCTCCGGCCGCGACCTGCGGGTCTCGGGCGAATAA
- the argH gene encoding argininosuccinate lyase codes for MTSATNEGALWGGRFAGGPADALAALSKSTHFDWRLARYDIAGSKAHARVLAKAGLLDDAELEGMLAALNQLDEDVASGAYLPAESDEDVHGSLERGLIERAGTQLGGKLRAGRSRNDQVATLGRMFLRDHARIIASGVLATIDALVEQAKAHQGVAMPGRTHLQHAQPVLLSHHLLAHAWALLRDVQRLQDWDKRAGVSPYGSGALAGSSLGLDPEAVAADLGFFSAVHNSIDGTASRDVFAEFAWVCSMIGVDLSRISEEVIFWATKEFSFVTLHDSYSTGSSIMPQKKNPDVAELARGKAGRLIGNLTGLLATLKGLPLAYNRDLQEDKEPVFDAADTLELLLPAVSGMIATLKFNTERMESLAPQGFALATDIAEWLVRQGVPFREAHELSGAAVKQAESRGVELWDLTDEEYSAISEHLTPEVRSVLSTEGSLNSRNSQGGTAPAAVERQLVALTAELDAARSYAS; via the coding sequence ATGACGTCCGCAACAAACGAAGGCGCACTGTGGGGCGGCCGGTTCGCCGGCGGCCCCGCGGATGCGCTGGCAGCATTGAGCAAGTCCACGCACTTTGACTGGCGGCTGGCCCGCTATGACATCGCCGGCTCCAAGGCGCACGCCCGCGTGCTGGCGAAGGCCGGATTGCTGGACGACGCCGAACTTGAAGGCATGCTTGCCGCCCTCAACCAGCTGGACGAGGACGTGGCGAGCGGTGCCTACCTCCCGGCCGAGAGCGATGAGGATGTTCACGGTTCACTTGAGCGTGGCCTGATCGAGCGTGCCGGAACACAATTGGGCGGCAAGCTCCGTGCGGGCCGTTCCCGCAACGATCAAGTGGCAACGCTCGGCCGCATGTTCCTGCGCGACCATGCCCGGATCATTGCCAGCGGTGTCCTCGCCACCATCGACGCACTCGTGGAGCAGGCAAAGGCCCACCAGGGTGTGGCGATGCCTGGCCGGACGCACCTGCAGCATGCGCAGCCGGTGCTGCTGAGCCATCACCTTCTGGCACACGCCTGGGCGCTGCTGCGCGATGTACAGCGACTCCAGGACTGGGACAAGCGTGCTGGCGTTTCGCCGTATGGCTCGGGTGCCTTGGCCGGTTCGTCGTTGGGGCTGGATCCCGAGGCCGTTGCAGCTGATCTTGGCTTCTTCTCGGCTGTCCACAACTCGATTGATGGCACCGCCTCCCGCGATGTCTTCGCCGAGTTCGCGTGGGTCTGCTCCATGATTGGCGTTGATCTCTCCCGGATCTCCGAGGAAGTCATCTTCTGGGCCACCAAGGAATTCTCCTTCGTGACCCTGCACGACTCGTACTCCACCGGGTCCTCGATCATGCCGCAGAAGAAGAACCCGGACGTTGCCGAGCTCGCGCGCGGCAAGGCAGGGCGCCTCATCGGCAACCTGACCGGACTGCTGGCAACGCTCAAGGGCCTGCCGCTCGCGTACAACCGCGATCTGCAGGAGGACAAGGAACCGGTCTTCGACGCCGCCGACACCCTGGAGCTGCTGCTTCCCGCCGTGTCCGGCATGATCGCCACGCTGAAGTTCAACACCGAGCGCATGGAGTCCCTGGCTCCCCAGGGCTTTGCGCTGGCCACTGACATCGCAGAATGGCTCGTCCGCCAGGGCGTTCCCTTCCGTGAAGCACACGAGCTTTCGGGTGCCGCGGTCAAGCAGGCTGAAAGCCGTGGGGTTGAGCTGTGGGACCTGACGGATGAAGAGTATTCAGCGATCTCGGAGCACTTGACTCCCGAGGTCCGCAGCGTGCTCAGCACTGAGGGTTCGCTCAACAGCCGCAACTCCCAGGGCGGAACTGCACCGGCCGCCGTCGAACGCCAATTGGTGGCGCTCACGGCAGAACTGGATGCAGCACGCAGCTACGCCAGCTAA
- a CDS encoding maleylpyruvate isomerase family mycothiol-dependent enzyme, whose product MTQITTGALPAELHKAADIVTRLLTKMDEASVPQPSELPGWTRGHVLAHIAGISRAMARQLEYARRGEAVELYDGGMDGRNKAIELAAGHSLADHKESVDTALSRALAAFDALEPADWEARISYRDGTVLDGGLALWRELTIHASDLGLGYGPETWSRPFCEHLFTFLEARVPEKYKLVLQPTGLPQRVIGHGGTSIAITGMLTDIAAWLAGREPSLGSLRATAAADGVDLPELLPWPAAQPAG is encoded by the coding sequence ATGACTCAGATCACCACTGGGGCGTTGCCCGCAGAGCTTCACAAAGCCGCCGACATCGTTACCCGCCTCCTCACCAAAATGGACGAGGCATCCGTCCCGCAACCGTCCGAGCTCCCGGGCTGGACCCGTGGCCACGTCCTCGCCCATATTGCCGGGATTTCGCGCGCCATGGCCCGCCAGCTCGAGTACGCCCGGCGCGGTGAGGCCGTGGAACTGTACGACGGCGGCATGGACGGCCGCAACAAGGCCATCGAGCTGGCCGCCGGACACAGCCTCGCAGACCATAAGGAGTCCGTTGACACCGCGCTGTCTCGTGCCTTGGCGGCGTTTGACGCACTGGAACCAGCCGACTGGGAAGCGCGCATCAGCTACCGGGACGGAACAGTCCTCGACGGCGGTCTGGCACTGTGGCGCGAACTCACCATCCATGCATCGGATCTTGGACTGGGATATGGGCCTGAAACCTGGAGCCGGCCCTTCTGCGAGCACCTGTTCACTTTCCTCGAAGCACGCGTTCCGGAGAAGTACAAACTTGTCCTGCAGCCCACAGGACTGCCGCAGCGGGTCATTGGCCACGGGGGCACCTCGATTGCCATTACGGGCATGCTCACGGACATCGCGGCATGGCTCGCCGGCCGCGAACCGAGCTTGGGAAGCCTACGAGCTACCGCGGCGGCCGACGGTGTCGACCTGCCCGAGCTGCTCCCATGGCCCGCGGCACAACCTGCCGGCTAG